Within the Calditrichota bacterium genome, the region CTTTGCCCCAGCTGGATTCTTTGCCAACTTTAGCTTTAAAAAAGTAAACACCTGTAGCAACAGTTTTTCCGTTGCTATCTTTGCCATCCCATTTTGTGCTGCGGTCAGCATTCGATATCGCTGTTTCAGTTTCTTTGATTGTAACTACATGCTCCATGGCAAAATTGTAAATCTTTATTACTACATTAGTATTTCCATTTACATCATATTGAAACCGGGTATAGCCGCTCCGGCTTGGTGAAAATGGCGATGGATAGGCATAAACTTTTGGCTTGCTGCGTTCCCGTGTAGAAACAAATGAGCGAATTACTTTCCAGTTGTTGCCACGATCTGTTGTTGTTGCCAGCCCGCCTGCGCTCCCCAGCCACCAGCGTAAATCATCACCACTTTTTTGAGTGGCAGCCGAAAAATATTTTTCTGTTAAAATTTCTTCGCCCGTTTCAAAATCTGTTATAGAGGGCGTTTCGTACCAATTCTCACCGCCATCATCAGAAATAAACAGTCCTTCATCGGCTGCTACAAAAACTGTTTCCCCGTCAAAACCAAAATTGTGGGCAAATATCCCTTCAAGCATTACATCCCAGGTAAGACCGCCATTTGATGATTTACTAATTGCGCGTGTCTCATTTAAATCCGTAGCTTCAATTGTTGCGGCCCAGATTGTATTTGTGGACGGTTGATGTGCAAGCGCCACTACAAAATTTCCAGAGATCGGATATTCCTGGTTTTGATGTGTAAATCTTTGCCAGGTTTGGCCATTATCTTTTGATTTGCTAATTCCTTCCGCAGAACCATACCATAGATTACCATTTTCTGAAAGCAGAGAAAATGCACGGTGATTCAAATTATCTAAACTGGAAAAGGGTTTATCGTCGCTTGTAACAACCTGCCAATTTTTGCCCATATCATCACTGCGGCGTAAACCTCCACCAAAACTGGCTATCCAGATTGTGCTGTCCATAAAGGCAATATCAAATGTGAGATTTTGTACAACAGTTGTTGTCGGAGAGTATTCTTCTTCATCACGGGAATCAACAGGTTGCGGAACATGTGTCCAGCTTTGGCCGCCGTCACGCGTAAAACTGAAACCTCCTCCTGCAGCAAGATCCTCATCCTGTGCGGATGTATCAAAAGCTGTGGCTACCCATAAAGTGGAATCATCCATATAACCCATTGCTGAAATCCCGCCTTTGGATTTATAATCGGCCGATTCAAAAACTTGCCATGTCCTGCCCTCATCGATGGATTTGTTTAGACCAAACCCGGTAGCTGCCCAAATAATGCTGTCATTAACTGCCAAATCGATAATGCCGTTTCCAAGAAATGCATTGCTAACAGTTTGTGTTTCGTGTGCCAAATTATAACTTTGCCTAACACCAATCTGCGCAAAGCTTTGGCTAATTATCAGGGTCAGGATTAAACTAATTTTTAGAATAAATTTCATTATTGCACCTCAATCGAATCTGTAAGAGCGGTTGTAAGGTTGCCAACTTTATCGCGCATATAAAAACTAAAGTGATATGTCCCCGTCTGGTTTGCGTCATTCACCAGAAAGGTTAAAGAGAAAATACCATCGTTTGCGGTTTTGTCACCAGCTTCAACAAACAGGTTGCCAATGTTAAATGGGAGGCCATTATCGACCATTAGAAAAGGGTTATTATTTGCAGGTTGCCCATCCGGAAAAATAAATTCAAAATATACCGAATCGATATCCGTCAATCCCTGGGGCTCATAAACTTTTATTGAAAGCAGTGTTTCTGTAAATGCATTTACCTGGCCAGGGCGGTTAATTGTATCCGGGAGTGTTGCGCTTAAAATGACTCCGGCCTTGTTCTCAATAAAAATATCCCTGGTTACTGCCTCGCTTTTATCTGAAAACTCATCTTCAGCCAAAAACTCCATTTTATAGTCACCACTTTTTCCCGCAGCAAAACTTGAATCCATTTTAAACGAAAAGATTGAATCGCCGGCAAAGGCATCGCCACTAATACCAAAATCGCCATTATTAGAAAGTTGGATTGGTTGGGATAAAACCGACTGGCTACTTCGCAACAAATCTAAAAATACTTTTGTTTGCAGATTATCGCCGTCATTGTCCGGAGCAACTACAGATATTATTTCTGGATTGGCACCACTAAGAAATTGGAGTGGGACTGTGATACTTTCAATCAAAGGCGCTTCATTAAATCCAAATGAGACTTCCTTTTTCAATTCACCCGCATCATTTTCTGACATATCCACTATTTCAAATTCAAACGAAAAAGTGCCGGCGCTACTCGTTATTGCGGATGGCAGAAAAACATTTCTAAAGACACCATCTCCGGCAATCAAATCGGTTGAGCCACTTAAATTGCCGTCATCGTAAAGGGAATCTTCAAAAACCATTTGGCTGGTATTATCAAAAACCTTTACTGCAATATTTTTTAAATCAGAAAAACCCTGTGGATCTGAAACTTTTATTTCCACCAGACTTGAGTTTACCGCGTTCAGGTTCCAACGGTCATCTATCCGAATTGAAATGAATTCAGGATTTTGAGCATCATCAGGCTTTGTAGATTTTTCGCTGCAACTTATTATTACCTGGATCCCAATTAATAAAACAATGACTAATTTGTTTACATTTTTCATTTTCATTTTCCATTATTCATTATTCATTTTCATTAATAAAGACATCCATTCACCTTGTTGCCGGCTTTTTATCAAATGCCATCCTGCTGCTTTGTATGCCTCAAGAATATCATTGTAATCCGAGTTGAGCAGACCTGACAAAATTAGGTGATTTCCCGGAGCACTATAACTCAAAAATTGAGTAGCAAGCTGCAATAAAACATTGCGATTTATATTGGCCACAATCAAATCATATTGTTTTGTTTCGATACCCGCTAAATCGGAACATAAAAGTTTAACATTGGCTGAGACACCGTTCAACGAACAATTTTCTTCTGCGTTTTCCATTGCTTCAGGATCGTTATCAAAGGCCACAACAGGAGCCGCGTTCTTCATCGCTGCATAAATCGCCAAAATAGCACTGCCCGTTCCTGCATCCAGAACTGACATTCCAGGTTCTATTATATCTTCCATCAATTCTAAAATTAAACGTGTCGTTTCATGGTGCCCTGTGCCAAAAGCCATTTTAGGGGCAATGGTAATAACAGTTCCTTTAGCCTTTGCCTGGTAGTTTTCCCAGTCCGGTTGAATAATAATATTTTGCCCGATTCGGAATGTTTGAAAATTTACTTTCCAATTTTCATTCCAGTTTTCAGGTTCAATTGTGGAAAGCTGTAAATTTTCTTTTTCAACATTTTTAGA harbors:
- the prmA gene encoding 50S ribosomal protein L11 methyltransferase, producing MINQNNWIGITVNHSPEILEELSAQFFLLGCQGINEQADCFELVFSTNDFNEKTKSKVLDLLKSKNVEKENLQLSTIEPENWNENWKVNFQTFRIGQNIIIQPDWENYQAKAKGTVITIAPKMAFGTGHHETTRLILELMEDIIEPGMSVLDAGTGSAILAIYAAMKNAAPVVAFDNDPEAMENAEENCSLNGVSANVKLLCSDLAGIETKQYDLIVANINRNVLLQLATQFLSYSAPGNHLILSGLLNSDYNDILEAYKAAGWHLIKSRQQGEWMSLLMKMNNE